DNA from Canis lupus familiaris isolate Mischka breed German Shepherd chromosome 9, alternate assembly UU_Cfam_GSD_1.0, whole genome shotgun sequence:
TTGAGTCCCTGCTGTGCCAAAGATGATTTTCCGAGCAGAATTCAACAAATAGTTCCCACAGAAATTCAAAACCACTCTCCTGGTAGTGGGGCCTGGTGCATCTAATACTACAGGGTGTGCACGTACCAAGAGCatgctttctaaaaataagtgCCTGGATAGTGGCACCACAGCAGTGGAGGCGCTCAGGAGTCAGGAAACTTTGACCAGAATCCCTGCTGTACACCAATGAGTTGTGGACTGTGAAGGAATTCATTTGACCCACTCAAGCCTCAGATACTTTATTGTGAAAATGGCCTTGAGACTACTAATCTCACAGGGTCATTGTGATgtttaaatgagatattttgcaaatatgcTGCTTTACCATTGAGCATAGATGTACCCATGGCCCAGCCATTTTGTTCCCGGGAGAAACTCTTACACGTGCACCAGGAGATACAGACtggaatgttcatagcagcaccaTTCACAATGGCAAAAACCTGACATGACCCAGCTGCTCTCACCCAGGAGAggagatgaataaaatgtggcataATCGCACAAATGGAATATAATATAGTGGTTAAAATGAACGACCATGATGGGagggaaaagaatgaattatagaagaataatattaagtgaaaactAGTAGGTGAAACAAAGTGaaacaaagtgaaatgaaaaatgagagtaATTCTTAGCCAAGTAAtagtgggtaaaaaaaaatagtacggaaaataatttttcacttactaatgttaagtgaaaaaaaatcggGTCCCCAGGAATTATGTATAGCACAATTCCCTGctgtttaaaaaaaggtaaaaataactaaaaatggtATTAGTTTTAGGAATATGTACaatacagaaatacaataaaactgtaaaatgggaagctAGAGCATGATGATCACAGGGAATCAAGATGGTGATTTCTGggagtggatgggtggatggtgcATGTGGTTTTAGATGTAGGATATTGCCAAGATCCTCATTTATGATTTGAGTGGTGAGTTCTTAGATCCCTGTTATGCTACTACAAAAATGTCTAATTCACTACCAACTCACTAAAAAGAAGCCATGAGCAAACCAATATCATGAAACACGGATAGGGTTcatccacttctgggttttcaAAGTCCCAGAAAAGTGTGTTGCAAATTATAGTACATGTTAGGTGTTCTTAGCACTGGTCACTCAGCTGTTTAGATCATCCTGCTGTAGTGTTTCTTTCGTTTTTGGATGATTGGATGCTTAAATTTTCCTCTGGGCTGTGAGGGTTGAGCTTGGAGAGCTGTGCTTTTATATCTGTGGGTAAGAAGCCCAGGGCAGCCACAGGAGGATGAATGGACCAGCCTGCAGGGAAGGATCATTAAGTCAGAGATGGGAGGTAAGCAGCTTGGGAGTGGCCCTGGCTTCGGCTTAGTTAGGTGACAGCTCCTAGGGACATTTGTTTTCCCCATCAGTGGAGCAGAAGATGCTGAAATGGGTGACCTTTGTGCTCATGTTACCAGGCCATGGTAAGATGGTCGTGTCCCTGAGTGCCTTTGTTTATTCTTGAAACATAGTTGCTGGGCTCCCAGCATCATCCTAAATGCTGGTAACTGAAGCTTGGTGGGCTGTGCTGAACTAAATGACAGGATCACATAGGTTTTGGTGGAACCTTCCGAGGCATGCCTCTAATGTCAGAAGAACCTCAGGGTGTAGCTGGTTCCTGAGTGCTACTCTTTGCCACTTCAATTGTCTGTTCCCCCAGCAGGAGGGCTATGCCCATCCAGGCTGTGGGAGTACGTCTGAAATGCTGCACACCTGCCAGAGGACGGTTTAGGTCACTGTGGGGCTAACATGCCTCTCCCCCGATGTGTGATGATCTTCACCCCTGTTTggggaagagaagacagaaagaagctagtctttattgagcacctgttaagtgccaggcactatctcactgaatcctcagAATATCCCTGTGAGGTGTTATTAAAATCTTCCCATCTCATGGGCTTGCAAAACTTTCTatcatggaaaatttcaaaaatgtcttcCAAACTCGCATCATCCATTACTTTACTTCAACATGTAACAACTCATGAATAATCTTGTTTTATCCATACCTCCACCTACATCCCTCTTTCCTaagttattttgaagcaaatctcagacatAATTTCATCTGTATCTCAGTACATATAgctaaaagataaatattgttttttttaaagactgtatttatttattcatgagagacacagagagagagagaggcagagacataggcagagggagaagcagggtcctcgcagggagcctgacgtgggactgatcctcagaccccaggatcacgccctgagctgaaggcagatgctcaaccgcagagccacccaggcatcccaaagataaatattcttaaaaaaaaaatcatactaccATCATcacacatagagaaaaaaattttttaaagattttatttatttattcatgagagacacagagagagaggcagacacaggcagagggagaagcaggctcctcgcagggagcccgacgtgggactcgatcctcagaccccaggattactccctgagctgaaggcagatgctcaactgcagagccacccaggcatcccaaagataaatattctttttttttttttttccaaagataaatattcttaaaaaaaaatcatactaccATCAtcacacatagaaaaaaaattttttttaagattttatttatttattcatgagagacagagaggcagagacacaggcagagggagaagcaggctccatgcagggagcccaacgtgggactcgatcttgggactccaggatcaggccctgggccgaaggcggcactaaaccactgagccaccagggctgccccacacatagaaaattaaacaatagggatccctgggtggcgcagcggtttggcgcctgcctttggcccagggcgcgatcctggagatccgggatcgaatcccacgtcgggctcccggtgcatggagcctgcttctctctctgcctctctctctctctctctctctctgtgactatcataaatgaataaaaaattaaaaaaaaagaaaattaaacaataacttTCTGATGGacttttaataaatggtattaggATACCTGGATTGTCATTTAGAAAGACATCAAAGCAGATCCATACTTATGCCATACATCAGAATAAACTCAAAGCAGATAAGAGatgtaatgtgaaaaaaataaaccacatatattctagaagaaaacatggatcTGTGTGTGAGGAAagccccccgtcccccccccccacttaaaCAAAGCCTTAAAATTCAGATGCATgtattaataaatttaactaagttaaaatttttttgtattgacAAAAAGCCATAAGCAGAATCAAAAGACAAGCTAGAAGGGAAATATTTGCAAGAGGTATCACAGATAAAGGGCTTatctttccaaaatagaaaatatgttaaaaatgagaaaaagaaaaaaagaaacaagacctgATAGAAAAATTGGCAGGAGACAATTTACAGGAGAAGATATAAAGATGGCTCTTAAACATATGGAGGGATGCTCAGCTTCACTCAATAAGCAAAATGGAAACCGAGTCTCACTGAGAGATTGTTTCTCATCCACGTGATTGGCAGACATTTCGGGGGCAAGGTTTCAGGGAAGTCTCTCATCCAATGCTGGTGAAAGGACAAAGCAGCCCAAGTCCCATAGAAGGGGGTTGTCAATATCTAAGGAAATTATACTTGTATCTCCTGCTTTATCCAGGAGTTGACATGGAAGGCTTCTCTACAGATAGACAATAGCTGTGCTGAGTTATTCACTGCAGCTTTATTTGCAAtagtaaaatattagaaacagCTTAAATACCCATAGGattggttgaataaattatgTTACACAGTAAGTCAAATAtagtaactaaaaataataataaggaagaTCTCCACATAGCAGCATAGAGTGATTTCCAGGGCATATCGTTaagtaacaaaaaacaaaacaaaacaaaacaaaaaacaaaaaaaaaaaaaccaaaccaagccaattaaacaaacaaacaaacctcaagGAATCAAAGAGTGTGTATAGTGTTCTAGCTTTtatgtaaaaaagagaaatatttacttatttttgtgaaaagaaatagaataaaccaGAACTAATGAAAATTATTACCTCtagagtagagacacaggcagaggaagaagcaggcttccagtggggagcccaatgcaggacttgatcccaggaccccaggatcatgacctgagaccaaggAAGATAtgcaatcactgagccacccaggtgctcccagaaaaggaaattaaccctaataccttttttaaaaaagattttatttattcatgagacacagagagaggcagagacataggcagagggagaagcagggtccttacAAGAAGtgccatgcgggactcgatccccagagcaggatcacaccctgagccagaggcagatgctcaaccgctgagacacccaggcatcccaaccctAATAACTTTTGCTCACAATCTTCTGACTTTATACCCGATGTGAGATATATTCTTAGCCACCAgcctcatgtatttatttaaatacttaaaatgaaaataacccaaatgctgatataaaattaaaaattcagtttctcagttgtACTTATCATATtgctcaacagccacatgtggctcccACATTGGGCagcacagatatagaacattcccATTAATGCTGTAAGTGTCTATTCTGAGAACAAAAAGAACTGTAGATAAATCTTGATTCTTAAGTTTGTGATAGGTAGTAGCAGTAGTTCAGCAATTCTGAAATCTTTCTGAATATTATAGGacagaacaaataagtaaatatattaaatgttattGGGAAACAAATTCTCACTGAGGGAGAAGGGAGGTACaaatatggaatgggagaagatgagGAAAATCCTGCAGTTAGATTTTAGTTGGAACAATCAGTATTGATTAATGGCTTTTAAAGAAGTGACACCCCAGAAGCATTGAGTACCAACTGCCctcatcttggtttctaaattcCCTGCCGAAAGGAATATGAATTCCTAGGAGAAATTGTTGAACCCAGACCTGGGATAGGGAAAGTACAGGATGAGCCTGTGGCAGAAGGAAGAAGGTGCTCAAGGACTGATGGGGAgatgtcaaaaggacacaggtgTGTTTGGGGCTCCCACTGCACAAATCTGGGATAAATTGAGACAATGAAgatagtgatggtgatggttTAGAATACAGAGTGAAAAGAATCCATAGTGAGACAGAGAGGGGGGTATaggcaagagggaggaggggtgggagagggaaaggacaaGCTCTTTCTTATAGTAGAATGCCAACTAGTAAATGTAGAAGTAGTAACAGAggtagaaaatcaccattttgcaacctCCCATTTAAGAactgactggggcacctgggtagcttagtcgattaagtgtccaactcttgatttcagctcaggtcatatcttagggtcatgagattcagTCCTGCGTCCATCTttgtgctgggcagggagcctgctcggggctctctctctccctcttccttcccacactcccctgttaaaaaaaaaaaatttgatttacGCAGGAGTCATGAATAAATGCTAAATTCATCAGTGAAAGATTGTTGGGGAGCAGAATAGTCACATGGTCTCAAGGCATGGGAAAGACACAAGATCACTTATGTTTAGAACTCTTGCCAAAATGATTGGCCTGAATTTAATCATGGGGAAACTATCAGAAGATCCAGTTGTGGGGCATTTTACAAACTACCTGCCTGAACTGTAAAATGTCCCGAAAGAGCAAAAGCCACTGGGATCTGGTCTagatgaaagggaataaaaagatGTGACAACCAAAGGTAACACATGGTCCTTGATGAGATTGTCCATcagagaaagaacaacaacaagGAACCGATAAGGATATTTTTGGgacaatagctaacatttaaatAGAGGACTATTAGATGATATGATATCAGTGTGTCAGTGCTGAACTTCTTGCGTGTGATAATGGTATTTTGTCAATGTGGCAGATCTCCTGTGTGTTCTTAGGTGATGTGTGGCTGAAGTACTCTGGGGtgaagtgatttatttttcaaatgactcagagaaaaaaagtctTCACTTATATCCCTGAAATAGCACTCCTTACTTCCTGACCCAACTAACATAACTGTCCCAGCTGGGCTGGTCTCTGGTGAAagcttcctttcccctttttgaagcataaataaagtcataaagtCCAGAGTCAGTAGAGCAACAAGTAGGTACAGTGCCTTCTCTTGATACCATGGACAATTGGCCCTTGAATGACACgggtttgaactgtgtgagttcacttatgtgtggatttTTCTCAGTAAAGATAGTACAGtcctgtaaatatattttccttaatattttcttttctctagtttactttaagaatacagtgtataataaTAGAACATACAGTATATAATAATAGAACATAGAAGATATGGTTTACCAACTTTTTATGTTATCCataggcttccagtcaacagtgggctattagtaattaagttttcatgaagtcaaaagttacatatggattttttttgaCTGTGCAGGGTTGGTGTGCCTAATGCTGATGTTGCTCAAAGGTCAATTGTGTTGATTTCTTATCCCCTCCCTCACTGGGAGCACTGGCCTCAAGGTCTGGAGACCCAAGTTTGGGTCCCTGTGACCTCCACCTCCCTGGCTTCCTCGTCCTGGGCTACAGGATGCCCAAGACCATGATGTCAGGTAGAAGAAGCTGTCCTTGAATTCACATGCTTATAaggtcctggggggtggggtggtggtggtggtgctggggacAGCTTGATCATTTTAATGGCCCTCTGTGACAAGAGGATGGGAATGAAGGATTGTCCTTTGTATTTTCCCTTCCATAAACTGGATCCTAGTCTTCATTTTGGGGAAATAAGGAAACAGCAAGGTGTGTCTGCACATGAGCGAGCGTGCTTGTGTCTGGGTGAGTGAGGATCTGATGTAATGCTGAGGGTGAAGTCTGAAGTCAGGATCTGAGCTGGTAGGGGACAGTATTTGGTACCCTAGGGTTCTCAGGGAGCTTCAGGTGTCACCTGTTCTGTCCTTACCCTCCAGGCGCACGAGCGGCTGGAGGAGACCAAGCTGGAGGCGGTGCGGGATAACAACCTGGAGCTGGTGCAGGAGATCCTTCGGGACCTGGCACAGCTGGCAGAGCAGAGCAGCACAGCCGCAGAGCTGGCCCGGATCCTCCAGGAGCCTCACTTCCAGGTTCCtgctctggggtggggtggtgttTGGGGCAGGCTGCCCAGATGGGGGCTGGCAGGACGTTTCAGCAGGGATGGGAAGGGACCATGGGACATGGTCCCTCTCTTTCCACTGCCTCCTCAGTCCCTCCTGGAGACCCATGACTCTGTGGCCTCAAAAACCTATGAGAcaccaccccccagccctggcctggacCCCACCTTCAGCAACCAGCCAGTACCTCCAGACGCAGTACGCATGGTGGGCATCCGAAAGACTGCTGGAGAGCATCTGGTGAGGCTGCTAGGCAGGGCTGGAGGTGGGATCTGGGGTTGGGGAGGGCACTGAGAATAACCAGTGGGGACCAAAGCTGGTCAGGAAAGGGCTGAAGACCAAGATGGGACCAGCTTTGCCCAGGGACGGGCCCATGCAGCCCCAGGAGACCACAGACACGGTGCATCCGAGCTGCACACATGTACCAGAACCCTCTCcactctgcccccctctccctccacaaaTGCCCCTCTAACTGAAGAATTTGGGCAGAAAGATGGGAGAGGAGGACTCTGCGAGGCCGGGGTGGAGGGGATGAGGATGGGAATGGCGGGGCTTCTAGGAGACCCATCTGAAGATTCTGGCTTGGAGCATCTGGGGCCTCATCATACCTGCTCTCTGTCCCCCAGGGCGTGACGTTCCGTGTGGAGGGCGGTGAGCTGGTGATTGCACGCATTCTGCACGGGGGCATGGTGGCTCAGCAAGGCCTGCTGCACGTGGGTGATATCATCAAGGAGGTGAACGGGCAGCCTGTGGGCAGCGACCCTCGTGCGCTGCAGGAGCTCCTACGCAGTGCCAGCGGCAGCGTCATCCTCAAGATCCTGCCCAGCTACCAGGAGCCCCATCTGCCCCGCCAGGTGGATCCCTCCGGCCCGAGGGCCAGGAGGCAGCTGCCAGGGTCACAGGCCCGGGGTGGGAGGCCCCATCTCCCACATGCTCGTGCATTAGCCCCAGTCTTGGGCACTCATACGCACATGTGAGGGACATGCGCACATTTAAGGCCTGGGATATACATGTGAGCACCTGTTTCAAGGCAGCCCTAGACCAGCCTAAGTGTACTGGGTGCGCGCATGCGCAGTGTCAGGCTGCGGCGTGGCCTGTAGGGCTGCCGCCTGGTTGGTGGACGATGGGGATCTGGCTGAAGTCTCCCTTCTCCTGTTGGCTCCCTCGTCATCTGCCAGGCCCCCCTGTTCCAAGCGGAGGGTGTGGGTGGACTGAGGGATCCTGCATTAGGTGCCAGGATTGTGTCCCTTCCCCAGCGATCCTGCCTTCTCCTCAGGGGATGAGTCCCTGGCCCCAGGCCTGAGCAGAGGCCCCATCACTCTTGAGTCCTTTTGTTCTAGATGGAAAGGGAGGCTGGTACCAGAGAAGTGGCCGGGTGGGTCTGGGGGCATCATTCCTCGAGAGGGGCAGTGCCAAAGCCTCTTTCATCAGGGTAGGAGGAAGATGTGGACTGGGTGACACACCCCATTCCCTCAAGAGGGGGAAGTGGTGGAGGGGGGCTGGTCTGAGAAGGGTACTGCCCTCCagccttcccttcttcccttgaCGCTTCTCTAATCCTCCATGCAGGTGTTTGTGAAATGCCACTTTGACTATGACCCTGCAAGAGACAGCCTCATCCCCTGCAAGGAAGCGGGCCTGCGCTTCAGTGCTGGGGACTTACTGCAGATTGTAAACCAGGATGACGCTAACTGGTGGCAGGTGagtcctctgtgtctgtctccagCTGTGGTttgttgggggttgggggtgggtgggtggtgaggGCCTGGGGAAAGTATCTTCTCACTCAGGCAGATCTTGGTCCCATGTCCATTTCAGGCATGCCATGTAGAAGGGGGCAGCGCTGGGCTCATCCCCAGCCAGCTGCTGGAGGAGAAGCGGAAAGCCTTTGTCAAACGGGACCTGGAACTGACACCCACCTCAGGTAGGAGGGTCCCCCATGTAACCCCTAATCTGGGATCTGACACAAGCCTGCCTGGCCTCACTTGCCCATCTCTGTGTGGCCAGGGACCCTATGTGGCAGcctttcaggaaagaaaaagaagcggATGATGTATTTGACTACCAAGAATGCAGGTGGGTGTTGGAG
Protein-coding regions in this window:
- the MPP2 gene encoding MAGUK p55 subfamily member 2 isoform X2 — protein: MPVAATNSESAMQQVLDNLGSLPNATGAAELDLIFLRGIMESPIVRSLAKAHERLEETKLEAVRDNNLELVQEILRDLAQLAEQSSTAAELARILQEPHFQSLLETHDSVASKTYETPPPSPGLDPTFSNQPVPPDAVRMVGIRKTAGEHLGVTFRVEGGELVIARILHGGMVAQQGLLHVGDIIKEVNGQPVGSDPRALQELLRSASGSVILKILPSYQEPHLPRQVFVKCHFDYDPARDSLIPCKEAGLRFSAGDLLQIVNQDDANWWQACHVEGGSAGLIPSQLLEEKRKAFVKRDLELTPTSGTLCGSLSGKKKKRMMYLTTKNAEFDRHELLIYEEVARMPPFRRKTLVLIGAQGVGRRSLKNKLIMWDPDRYGTTVPYTSRRPKDSEREGQGYSFVSRSEMEADIRAGRYLEHGEYEGNLYGTRIDSIRGVVAAGKVCVLDVNPQAVKVLRTAEFVPYVVFIEAPDFETLRAMNRAALESGVSTKQLTEADLRRTVEESSRIQRGYGHYFDLSLVNTNLERTFRELQAAMEKLRTEPQWVPVSWVY
- the MPP2 gene encoding MAGUK p55 subfamily member 2 isoform X3, with the protein product MPVAATNSESAMQQVLDNLGSLPNATGAAELDLIFLRGIMESPIAHERLEETKLEAVRDNNLELVQEILRDLAQLAEQSSTAAELARILQEPHFQSLLETHDSVASKTYETPPPSPGLDPTFSNQPVPPDAVRMVGIRKTAGEHLGVTFRVEGGELVIARILHGGMVAQQGLLHVGDIIKEVNGQPVGSDPRALQELLRSASGSVILKILPSYQEPHLPRQVFVKCHFDYDPARDSLIPCKEAGLRFSAGDLLQIVNQDDANWWQACHVEGGSAGLIPSQLLEEKRKAFVKRDLELTPTSGTLCGSLSGKKKKRMMYLTTKNAEFDRHELLIYEEVARMPPFRRKTLVLIGAQGVGRRSLKNKLIMWDPDRYGTTVPYTSRRPKDSEREGQGYSFVSRSEMEADIRAGRYLEHGEYEGNLYGTRIDSIRGVVAAGKVCVLDVNPQAVKVLRTAEFVPYVVFIEAPDFETLRAMNRAALESGVSTKQLTEADLRRTVEESSRIQRGYGHYFDLSLVNTNLERTFRELQAAMEKLRTEPQWVPVSWVY
- the MPP2 gene encoding MAGUK p55 subfamily member 2 isoform X4; translated protein: MQQVLDNLGSLPNATGAAELDLIFLRGIMESPIVRSLAKAHERLEETKLEAVRDNNLELVQEILRDLAQLAEQSSTAAELARILQEPHFQSLLETHDSVASKTYETPPPSPGLDPTFSNQPVPPDAVRMVGIRKTAGEHLGVTFRVEGGELVIARILHGGMVAQQGLLHVGDIIKEVNGQPVGSDPRALQELLRSASGSVILKILPSYQEPHLPRQVFVKCHFDYDPARDSLIPCKEAGLRFSAGDLLQIVNQDDANWWQACHVEGGSAGLIPSQLLEEKRKAFVKRDLELTPTSGTLCGSLSGKKKKRMMYLTTKNAEFDRHELLIYEEVARMPPFRRKTLVLIGAQGVGRRSLKNKLIMWDPDRYGTTVPYTSRRPKDSEREGQGYSFVSRSEMEADIRAGRYLEHGEYEGNLYGTRIDSIRGVVAAGKVCVLDVNPQAVKVLRTAEFVPYVVFIEAPDFETLRAMNRAALESGVSTKQLTEADLRRTVEESSRIQRGYGHYFDLSLVNTNLERTFRELQAAMEKLRTEPQWVPVSWVY